One segment of Daphnia magna isolate NIES linkage group LG2, ASM2063170v1.1, whole genome shotgun sequence DNA contains the following:
- the LOC116917042 gene encoding sphingomyelin phosphodiesterase 3 — MSRISTILSRHSTSVASILDQISFFMVYPWATALSKIIAYYFIPDLNSFGWWSNLKEKFLFGPLLCIFFLGLFPVGLAGFLLWIFICSVFPRKKYSYLELGTKGNKKSEEAKEVFTLACANVLLANEVFCRWNNNGNPMARSKLIGQRLLQQTPYFLQNFLLPQLCKKDTVIADLPDVDILCIQEVWERYWAAIMIDQLGLKYSYFIHDVGDHRLKANCCLFGSGLFVACKYPILAVEFQPFQFRTHYAKFFSYGVLCLKIQINKERIAYVANLHGQAYQGKEPVLYHQLSESLSAINAFRLKTRLPEENVIFDVVCGDFNFDNMSPGDAATQNHPLFNQYIDACSKRPGEDHHWTVGTELRQLRMHEPIVSTADALRHVLIDDVRRRQYVLDADVEEQTTALASIDPSTDKNGKVVCESWGGKRRIDRILLRKDSPAQVVGYGFSSVLAGLTDHIPVTLSLKVATD, encoded by the exons ATGTCGAGAATATCAACAATTTTGTCTCGTCATTCCACTTCAGTGGCTTCAATCCTGGATCAAATATCTTTTTTcatg GTCTATCCATGGGCAACAGCTTTAAGCAAAATAATAGCTTATTACTTCATTCCAGACTTGAATTCCTTTGGCTGGTGGAGCAATCTTAAAGAAAAGTTCTTGTTTGGTCCTTTACTATGTATTTTCTTTCTGGGACTATTTCCTGTTGGATTAGCag GCTTTCTCTTGTGGATATTCATTTGTTCTGTCTTCCCACGCAAAAAGTACTCATATTTGGAGTTAGGcacaaaaggaaataaaaaaagtgaagaaGCTAAGGAAGTATTTACCTTAGCTTGTGCAAATGTCTTGTTGGCAAATGAAGTTTTCTGCAGATGGAACAATAATGGGAATCCTATGGCTAGATCCAAATTAATAG GACAAAGACTACTGCAGCAAACACCTTACTTTCTTCAAAATTTCCTTCTCCCGCAACTGTGTAAGAAAGATACTGTTATAGCAGATCTCCCGGATGTTGATATTCTATGCATACAAGAAGTGTGGGAAAGATACTGGGCTGCAATAATGATTGATCAACTGGGATTGAAATACAGCTATTTCATCCATG ATGTCGGAGATCATCGATTGAAGGCGAACTGCTGTTTATTTG GAAGTGGTTTATTCGTCGCCTGTAAATACCCGATTCTCGCCGTAGAATTTCAACCATTTCAGTTTCGAACTCATTATGCCAAATTCTTCTCATACGGAGTTCTTTGTTTGAAG ATACAAATCAATAAGGAACGAATAGCATATGTTGCAAATTTACATGGTCAAGCCTACCAGGGAAAAGAACCAGTTCTATATCATCAGCTTAGCGAGTCTCTTTCTGCAATTAACGCTTTCCGACTAAAGACCCGGCTTCCGGAAGAGAACGTAATTTTTGATGTGGTTTGTGGCGATTTTAACTTTGATAACATG TCCCCAGGTGATGCAGCCACACAAAACCATCCGCTTTTTAACCAGTATATTGACGCCTGTTCAAAAA GGCCTGGAGAGGACCATCACTGGACTGTAGGAACAGAGCTGCGCCAATTACGAATGCACGAACCCATTGTTTCAACAGCTGATGCCTTGCGTCACGTTTTAATCGATGACGTAAGACGCAGACAATACGTTCTCGACGCTGACGTCGAAGAGCAAACTACAGCGCTTGCATCCATAGATCCTTCGACGGATAAGAATG GAAAAGTTGTATGTGAAAGTTGGGGAGGTAAACGGCGGATTGACAGGATTTTGTTAAGGAAAGATTCACCTGCCCAAGTAGTAGGGTATGGTTTCAGCTCAGTTTTGGCTGGGTTGACTGATCACATCCCAGTCACGCTAAGTCTTAAAGTAGCGACCGattag
- the LOC116917041 gene encoding uncharacterized protein LOC116917041: MSIFSSLFLSQHTPLHRACLQARLLTEMLKNQLILLFFVLINSCVYCQLYQGHAEEESIHANQRLSPKGYFGNKWRRQVLGGDSEVPIITNNTVASTSLAGKSSADSEHVVTRDGKFFSLFTVVKFANDDCTTAANENGTCYSASECSSRGGVSSGSCAGGFGVCCTFSYTCGQTTYQNSSYFSNLNYPSSYDSTGSCQLTVNKVSSNVCQLRLDFFVMVLIQPETNDSNCNRDQFIVTGGSRVPAICGTNNGQHMYIETGLLGNSPITLTVVTSGTGFARQWRIKMTQMNCDSIGRAPNGCLQYYTGVSGTIRSFNYDGTSGRQLSNQDYSICIRTESNFCSIAYSVCSGGVYSITGPTGGSATAQGTPIGALVGATTCNTDWLTIPCASDNGRAIQRGNTVCQDRLCGDAFASVVQATSGTVITSVRPFQVTVHFDAFEAIVPTSLTNVQGQFNNRGFCLSYIQQPCTS; this comes from the exons ATGTCAATCTTCAGTAGCTTGTTTCTTAGCCAACACACTCCTTTACACCGTGCTTGTTTACAAGCTCGCCTTCTAACTGAAATGCTGAAAAACCAACtcattttactattttttgtgCTCATCAATAGTTGTGTTTATTGCCAGTTATACCAGGGGCATGCTGAAGAAGAAAGCATTCATGCAAATCAGCGCTTGTCGCCAAAAGGTTATTTTGGTAATAAATGGCGACGACAGGTTTTAGGTGGTGACTCGGAAGTACCAATCATAACCAACAACACCGTTGCTTCGACCAGTCTTGCTGGAAAGTCAAGTGCCGATTCGGAACATGTTGTGACACGCGACGGAAAAT TTTTTTCACTGTTTACGGTCGTAAAATTTGCCAATGACGACTGCACAACTGCAGCTAATGAAAACGGTACCTGTTATTCGGCATCCGAGTGCAGCTCTAGGGGTGGGGTGTCCAGCGGGTCTTGCGCCGGTGGATTTGGTGTCTGCTGCACTT TTTCTTACACCTGTGGACAAACAACGTATCAGAattcttcatatttttcaaACCTAAATTACCCTTCGAGCTATGACAGCACAGGATCTTGTCAACTTACAGTGAACAAGGTATCAAGCAACGTGTGTCAGCTAAG attGGACTTTTTTGTAATGGTTTTGATACAACCTGAAACGAACGACAGCAACTGCAATCGAGATCAGTTTATTGTTACAGGTGGAAGTCGCGTACCAGCGATTTGCGGGACAAATAATGGACAACACA tgTACATCGAAACTGGATTGCTCGGTAATAGCCCGATCACGTTGACGGTGGTTACAAGTGGAACCGGTTTTGCTCGTCAGTGGAGAATAAAAATGACGCAGATGAATTGTGATTCTATCGGCAGAG CTCCAAACGGTTGCCTGCAATACTACACAGGCGTGTCAGGCACGATACGATCTTTCAACTATGATGGAACTTCCGGCCGCCAACTTTCAAATCAAGATTACAGCATATGTATCCGTACTGAAAGCAACTTTTGCAGCATTGCATATAGCGTATGTAGCGGCGGAGTCTATTCTATTACTGGTCCCACCGGAGGCTCGGCTACTGCTCAAGGAACACCAATTGGAGCACTG GTGGGGGCAACTACTTGCAACACAGATTGGCTTACTATTCCATGTGCTTCCGATAATGGTCGAGCAATCCAAAGAGGAAATACTGTATGTCAAGATCGCTTGTGCGGTGACGCATTCGCTTCAGTGGTTCAAGCTACCAGCGGGACTGTCATCACCAGTGTACGACCCTTCCAAGTCACCGTTCATTTCGATGCTTTCGAGGCGATCGTGCCAACATCGTTGACTAACGTTCAAGGACAATTCAATAACCGAGGATTTTGCCTTAGTTATATCCAACAACCATGCACTTCATAA